The Virgibacillus phasianinus genome includes a window with the following:
- a CDS encoding Na+/H+ antiporter NhaC family protein: MEGTIYSLIPALLMLVLVLLTKRVLLSLGIGIIVGALFIHDFNLLGSVNEIWIVFYQIFYTSEGLNVGNLLLLGFLLLLGITTAFLTASGGSSAFGEFMIKRVKTRAGAQVMTAVLGVIIFIDDYFNALAVGQIARPLTDRHKVSRAKLAYYIDSTSAPVTVLSPISSWGAYIIGVLGSLFVANGITDLQPLEAFVKMIPLNFYAIGALILVFFTAYLKMDIGPMRAHEKRAVEKGELIDPEEKNIPGDLGEVFQPHKNGKLYHLLVPIIVLVIGTVVAMIVTGAKASSDVTLLNIFANTNVNLSLFIGGVLAVVIALIFHLLLSQPRVNSFKIFVEGIKTMLPAIYILLLAWMIGAIIDTLGTGNYLAELVERMSIDSAFLPVIFFLIASLMALATGTSWGTFGIMLPIAAEITVITDVSLLLPSLAAVLAGSVFGDHCSPISDTTILSSTGAGSNHIAHVLTQLPYACIAALVGCVSFIVIGFSGSILLSLLLTIVLIIAVSLFIHFINKTTTTI; this comes from the coding sequence ATGGAAGGAACGATTTATTCACTAATACCAGCATTGCTTATGCTTGTGTTAGTACTGCTAACAAAAAGAGTGTTATTATCCCTTGGAATTGGAATTATAGTGGGGGCCTTATTTATCCATGATTTTAATCTGCTAGGCTCCGTTAATGAGATATGGATTGTTTTCTATCAAATTTTCTACACGTCTGAAGGATTGAACGTAGGGAATCTGTTATTATTAGGGTTTTTGCTGCTTTTAGGAATTACGACGGCTTTTCTAACAGCCTCGGGTGGGAGCAGTGCTTTTGGAGAGTTTATGATTAAACGGGTTAAAACCCGTGCAGGTGCCCAAGTAATGACCGCGGTATTGGGTGTTATTATTTTTATAGATGATTATTTCAATGCGCTGGCAGTTGGCCAAATAGCCCGCCCGCTTACAGACAGGCATAAGGTTTCACGCGCCAAGCTTGCTTATTATATTGATTCTACATCAGCTCCGGTAACTGTTCTTTCCCCAATTTCGAGCTGGGGGGCTTATATTATAGGCGTTCTAGGCAGTTTATTTGTGGCAAATGGAATAACGGATTTACAGCCACTTGAAGCATTTGTTAAAATGATTCCACTTAACTTTTATGCGATTGGTGCACTGATACTAGTATTTTTTACAGCTTACTTAAAAATGGATATTGGTCCAATGCGTGCACATGAAAAACGTGCTGTGGAAAAAGGAGAATTAATTGACCCCGAGGAGAAAAATATTCCAGGGGATCTAGGGGAAGTATTCCAGCCGCATAAAAATGGTAAGCTATATCATTTACTTGTCCCTATTATTGTCTTAGTAATTGGTACAGTTGTAGCAATGATTGTCACAGGCGCAAAAGCAAGTTCAGATGTTACGTTACTAAACATTTTTGCCAATACGAATGTGAACTTATCGTTATTCATTGGCGGGGTTCTTGCAGTTGTGATTGCCCTCATTTTTCACCTGCTACTGAGTCAGCCAAGGGTCAACAGCTTTAAAATATTCGTTGAAGGTATAAAGACGATGCTTCCGGCTATTTATATTCTGTTATTAGCATGGATGATCGGAGCCATTATTGATACACTTGGAACAGGTAATTACCTGGCAGAACTAGTGGAAAGGATGTCCATTGATTCCGCGTTCTTACCAGTTATATTCTTTCTTATTGCCAGTTTGATGGCATTAGCAACGGGAACCTCGTGGGGAACTTTTGGCATTATGCTGCCGATTGCCGCAGAAATTACAGTAATCACGGATGTATCCCTATTATTACCATCCCTTGCTGCAGTGTTAGCTGGTTCAGTATTCGGAGATCATTGCTCACCTATTTCTGACACGACTATTTTGTCATCAACCGGAGCAGGATCCAATCACATCGCCCATGTTCTGACACAACTGCCTTATGCTTGTATTGCAGCGTTAGTGGGATGCGTCAGCTTTATTGTGATAGGATTTTCGGGAAGCATACTTTTATCGCTGCTGTTAACAATCGTGTTAATAATAGCCGTCAGCCTCTTTATTCACTTTATTAATAAAACAACAACAACTATATAG
- a CDS encoding arylsulfatase, whose protein sequence is MDNKPNILLILADDLGFSDLGCFGSEINTPNIDSLANEGLRFTQFYNSARCCPSRASLLSGLYPHQAGVGEMTEDLETPGYRGHLKDQCVTLAEVLKQGGYHTYLSGKWHVGEIGPIERGFDDFYGMLGGFTSFWDRKEYTRLPEGRTERSYQDGEFYATDAITDHALDFIKNSQEDNNPFFLYLAYNAPHFPLQAPKEEIAKYEKVYEKGWDKIREERLERMKKLHVVDENTQLTPRAEYWNRDRDIQGTNPAWDSIDPDRQKDLVKRMAIYAGMVDRMDQNIGRVIENLRENGELENTLILFCSDNGACAEWDPWGFDDWITTSNFLHRKGDLEKMGGPESYHSYGSGWANACSTPLQLYKHYGHEGGISTPLIAHWPERIKREGEIDHRPGHFIDFMATFVDITGVPYPENHKGNRILPMEGESLMPAFTGEDSKPRTICYEHEQHCGIRQGKWKLSKIKEKDWELYNIDNDRTELHNLKDDYPELVEKMKKDWEEWARRTDVYPRRLKHS, encoded by the coding sequence ATGGATAATAAGCCTAATATATTATTGATACTTGCGGATGATCTGGGGTTTTCTGATTTGGGATGCTTTGGCAGTGAAATCAATACCCCTAATATAGACAGTCTTGCAAATGAGGGATTGCGGTTCACACAATTTTATAATTCAGCCCGCTGCTGTCCAAGCAGAGCATCGTTGCTAAGTGGATTATATCCGCACCAAGCAGGTGTAGGGGAAATGACAGAGGATCTGGAAACACCGGGATATCGGGGACATTTAAAAGATCAATGCGTTACACTTGCGGAGGTTTTAAAACAAGGCGGATACCATACCTATTTATCCGGGAAATGGCATGTCGGAGAAATAGGACCGATTGAAAGGGGCTTTGATGATTTTTACGGGATGCTTGGAGGGTTTACAAGCTTTTGGGATAGAAAAGAATATACTCGGTTGCCTGAAGGGCGAACTGAACGCAGTTATCAAGATGGAGAATTTTATGCGACCGATGCGATTACGGATCATGCACTGGATTTTATCAAGAATTCCCAAGAAGATAACAATCCTTTTTTCCTTTACCTAGCTTATAATGCACCACACTTTCCATTACAAGCACCAAAGGAAGAAATTGCAAAATATGAAAAGGTGTACGAAAAAGGCTGGGATAAGATACGCGAAGAACGCTTGGAAAGAATGAAAAAGCTGCATGTAGTCGATGAGAATACTCAGTTGACACCTCGAGCGGAATATTGGAATCGTGACAGGGATATTCAGGGAACCAATCCTGCATGGGATTCAATCGATCCAGACAGGCAAAAGGACTTGGTTAAAAGAATGGCCATTTATGCCGGTATGGTAGATCGTATGGATCAAAATATTGGGAGAGTAATAGAAAATCTTCGTGAAAATGGAGAATTGGAGAACACACTAATTCTCTTCTGCTCAGATAATGGTGCGTGCGCCGAATGGGATCCATGGGGATTTGATGACTGGATCACCACCTCTAATTTTCTTCATCGAAAAGGTGATTTGGAAAAGATGGGGGGACCTGAATCCTATCATAGTTATGGATCAGGCTGGGCAAACGCATGCAGTACGCCGCTTCAGCTATATAAGCACTATGGTCATGAGGGAGGTATTAGTACACCTTTAATAGCTCATTGGCCTGAGAGGATCAAGCGTGAGGGAGAAATTGATCATCGCCCTGGTCACTTCATAGACTTTATGGCTACATTTGTGGATATTACAGGAGTTCCATATCCTGAAAATCACAAAGGTAACAGAATCCTCCCTATGGAAGGCGAAAGTCTAATGCCAGCTTTCACAGGGGAAGATTCCAAGCCCAGAACCATTTGTTATGAACATGAACAGCATTGCGGAATCCGTCAGGGCAAATGGAAATTATCAAAAATTAAAGAAAAGGACTGGGAACTTTACAATATTGATAATGATCGGACAGAATTGCATAATTTAAAGGATGATTATCCAGAACTGGTTGAAAAAATGAAAAAAGACTGGGAAGAGTGGGCTAGGCGAACAGATGTATATCCCCGTAGGTTAAAACATAGTTAA
- a CDS encoding family 43 glycosylhydrolase, whose product MRILVAFVTTFIMILVLGSCNKMDETESSKSSYKNPMTLNDEWEDYGLGDPYVFKYNGMYYLYVSTRDTDVGVKVWSSANLIDWKYEGLCTEEPETKAAYAPEVIYWNGYFYMYTSPAGNGHYVLKSESPTGPFKVVTDNFGKSIDGNVFIDDDGSMYFSHAGASGIEVAPMSDPVTIGTSVKTGAYMKGWTEGSTIFKRNGKYYMTYTGNHVFSDGYRINYAVSDDPIKGYVPAKQNPIILNSEGPIVGLGHNSIVKGPNLDTDYIFYHNLEGPGVVGPLRHMNMDRIAWNGDKLTVLGPTFTEQPAPEPPEFQEYFKKKNIRSDFENSIGGKWEISTKGFLSQSKKGSADWYKQLTKKETAAGYTAEFHAKMASTNKGSNDALFGAVFSYQDEENYAVAFLNPTDNVLMTKFIEDGTESDWNKSDLPSEFDYTKLHQIRVEKAFDRFKVYVDGMLKQTIESALNGGKIGYITANAKADFGYIAFSNHVNGSAIWDIAKPVPGTIQAVHYQSGGEGIGYGGITAGNENQSYRSDPVDIRGSSEDGYYAMLNQSGEWLSYKVNIATGGTYNVDLRIATEVDGATLKIMQGNHDVSGEISLPNTKGAQNWKTVTIKGLELSKGKKDLKVELMQGEASISTMTFYEDANVNELRDTFTEGMELEWTMYESYWTVDEGFFAPSNSTFSKAMTGKDGWTNYTVAADIQLNKAEGDAGILVNGVNPANGMELNQRNGDFLQGYYAFIKPDGVYLGKQNYKWELLTSVPMELSIDDVHHMKVEVDGANVKVFVENMEKPIIDYEDISQQPFTHGKAGLRVHNNAGSFDNFVVTPD is encoded by the coding sequence ATGCGTATATTAGTTGCATTTGTCACTACTTTCATCATGATACTCGTTTTAGGCTCGTGTAATAAAATGGATGAAACCGAATCGAGCAAATCAAGTTATAAAAATCCAATGACATTAAACGATGAGTGGGAAGATTACGGATTAGGTGACCCTTATGTATTTAAATATAATGGAATGTACTATTTATATGTTAGTACGAGGGACACGGATGTTGGTGTGAAAGTGTGGAGTTCTGCTAATTTAATAGATTGGAAGTATGAAGGACTTTGCACAGAGGAACCTGAAACAAAAGCAGCTTATGCACCAGAAGTGATTTACTGGAACGGTTATTTCTATATGTATACCTCACCAGCAGGTAATGGTCATTACGTTTTAAAAAGTGAGAGTCCAACGGGGCCGTTCAAAGTAGTAACAGACAATTTTGGCAAATCCATTGATGGCAATGTGTTTATTGATGATGATGGTTCCATGTATTTTTCCCATGCGGGAGCGTCCGGAATTGAGGTGGCACCAATGAGTGATCCCGTAACAATAGGCACCAGTGTAAAAACAGGTGCCTATATGAAAGGCTGGACAGAAGGATCTACCATCTTTAAACGCAATGGGAAATATTATATGACATATACGGGTAACCATGTATTTAGTGACGGTTATCGGATCAACTATGCCGTCAGCGATGATCCTATCAAGGGTTATGTTCCGGCTAAACAGAATCCAATTATCCTTAACTCCGAAGGGCCGATTGTGGGCCTAGGACACAATAGTATTGTAAAAGGTCCAAATCTGGATACGGATTATATTTTTTATCATAATTTGGAGGGTCCTGGGGTAGTCGGTCCTTTACGTCATATGAACATGGACAGGATTGCTTGGAATGGTGACAAATTGACAGTATTAGGACCAACTTTCACAGAACAGCCAGCTCCTGAGCCGCCGGAGTTTCAAGAATACTTTAAGAAGAAAAATATAAGATCTGATTTTGAAAACAGCATTGGAGGCAAGTGGGAGATTTCAACTAAGGGTTTTTTAAGTCAAAGTAAGAAAGGTTCGGCGGATTGGTACAAACAACTGACAAAGAAAGAAACGGCAGCTGGTTATACAGCAGAATTTCATGCGAAAATGGCAAGCACGAACAAGGGAAGCAATGATGCCTTATTTGGTGCAGTTTTTTCCTATCAGGATGAGGAAAATTATGCTGTGGCGTTCTTAAACCCGACAGATAATGTGTTAATGACAAAATTTATTGAGGACGGTACCGAATCAGACTGGAATAAATCTGATTTACCATCGGAATTTGACTATACGAAACTTCATCAAATCCGCGTAGAGAAAGCATTTGATAGGTTTAAAGTTTATGTGGATGGGATGCTTAAACAAACAATTGAATCTGCATTAAATGGTGGAAAAATTGGTTATATAACAGCAAATGCAAAGGCTGATTTCGGATACATTGCCTTTAGTAACCACGTTAATGGCAGTGCAATCTGGGATATCGCTAAACCAGTGCCAGGCACCATCCAGGCTGTTCATTATCAAAGCGGAGGTGAAGGTATTGGGTACGGTGGCATAACAGCGGGGAATGAAAACCAATCATATCGGTCTGACCCAGTGGACATAAGGGGAAGCAGTGAAGATGGTTATTATGCCATGCTGAATCAATCTGGAGAATGGCTCTCGTACAAAGTGAATATAGCTACAGGCGGAACGTATAATGTGGATTTACGCATTGCAACGGAGGTAGACGGTGCAACGTTAAAAATAATGCAAGGAAATCATGATGTTTCAGGAGAAATCAGTCTTCCAAATACAAAAGGAGCACAGAATTGGAAAACAGTAACGATTAAGGGTCTTGAGCTTTCCAAGGGAAAAAAGGATTTGAAGGTAGAATTAATGCAGGGGGAAGCAAGCATTTCCACGATGACCTTTTATGAGGATGCGAATGTCAATGAACTTCGAGATACCTTCACTGAGGGGATGGAATTGGAGTGGACCATGTATGAGAGTTACTGGACTGTTGATGAAGGATTTTTTGCACCAAGTAACAGTACCTTTTCTAAAGCTATGACAGGAAAAGACGGTTGGACAAATTATACGGTAGCTGCAGATATTCAATTGAATAAGGCTGAGGGTGATGCAGGCATTTTGGTAAATGGAGTGAACCCAGCTAATGGAATGGAACTTAATCAACGTAATGGTGATTTTCTTCAAGGATACTATGCCTTTATCAAACCGGATGGCGTTTATTTAGGGAAACAGAATTATAAATGGGAGTTACTGACAAGTGTACCTATGGAACTGTCAATTGATGACGTTCACCACATGAAAGTCGAGGTTGATGGGGCTAACGTGAAAGTGTTTGTTGAGAATATGGAAAAGCCAATCATTGATTATGAAGATATATCTCAGCAACCGTTTACACACGGCAAGGCTGGATTACGAGTCCATAACAATGCTGGTAGTTTTGACAACTTTGTGGTAACTCCGGATTAG
- a CDS encoding DUF4870 domain-containing protein has translation MSDYNQVSNDERLLAMLLYLVSFPLPILGPLVIWLIKRDGSAFIDYHGKEYFNFFISYSIYAFISTILIILLIGLLLIWIVGIMAVVFTIVALIKAYSGERYRFPLIFRLIK, from the coding sequence ATGTCTGATTATAACCAAGTATCAAATGATGAACGTTTACTTGCGATGTTACTTTATCTGGTAAGCTTTCCATTGCCTATATTGGGGCCATTAGTCATTTGGCTGATTAAAAGAGATGGATCGGCATTTATCGACTATCATGGTAAAGAATATTTTAATTTTTTCATATCCTACAGTATCTATGCATTTATTAGTACTATATTAATTATTTTATTAATTGGTTTACTTCTAATTTGGATTGTAGGAATTATGGCTGTGGTCTTTACAATTGTTGCGCTAATTAAGGCGTATAGTGGTGAAAGATATCGTTTTCCATTGATTTTTAGGCTGATTAAATAA
- the yunB gene encoding sporulation protein YunB has protein sequence MQPRIFNFKKKNRTPPPVKYILVITCVIFVAAVWFSIWFIGNKIQPTIMEIAEVKTTEFATRAINAAVKSSENLTFNELIDLKYDDEGNVTWMGWNAATYNKALRTVTQRAESFLYNMNKGETVDTDDPDLPPVDYDDSANDLADKDPTVIEIPIGQAFGNTILANLGPKIPVNFEIVGAIQSDIFTEENEVGINGFLYQIYVEVQVNVQIVIPFATDTAEVSTKIFLDSGTIMGDVPDFYGGGNGTPPIAIPKNDLQDNE, from the coding sequence ATGCAACCGAGGATATTTAACTTTAAGAAAAAAAATAGAACGCCACCTCCAGTTAAATACATATTGGTGATTACATGTGTCATATTTGTTGCAGCGGTATGGTTCAGTATTTGGTTTATTGGCAATAAGATACAACCTACCATAATGGAGATTGCCGAGGTAAAAACAACCGAGTTTGCAACGCGAGCTATTAATGCTGCAGTAAAATCAAGTGAAAATCTAACATTTAATGAGTTAATCGATCTTAAATATGATGATGAAGGAAATGTAACCTGGATGGGTTGGAATGCGGCTACGTATAATAAGGCTTTAAGAACAGTTACCCAGCGTGCTGAAAGCTTTTTATACAATATGAATAAAGGGGAAACCGTCGATACCGATGACCCGGATTTACCACCCGTGGATTATGATGATTCTGCAAATGATTTAGCGGATAAGGATCCTACTGTTATAGAAATTCCTATTGGGCAGGCATTTGGGAACACAATTCTGGCAAATCTGGGACCAAAAATACCAGTGAATTTTGAAATTGTCGGTGCTATTCAGTCAGATATCTTTACGGAAGAGAATGAAGTTGGAATTAATGGTTTTTTATACCAAATATACGTTGAAGTACAAGTGAATGTGCAAATTGTGATTCCTTTTGCTACAGATACAGCAGAAGTCAGCACAAAGATTTTTCTTGACTCCGGAACTATAATGGGAGATGTACCAGATTTCTATGGCGGTGGAAACGGCACCCCGCCAATAGCAATTCCAAAGAATGACTTGCAAGATAATGAATAA
- a CDS encoding sodium-dependent transporter — METRSQWGTRAGFIMAAVGSAIGLGNIWRFPSVAYENGGGAFFIPYLFALLTAGIPILIMEFTMGHKYKGSAPLTYKRINKKAEWVGWWAVIVAFVISTYYSVIIAWAISYSIFSFNLSWGKDTEGFLFGDYLNLTDPGQMGSFVPSVLIPLIIVWIVVLGILFKGVKKGIEVANRIFIPALVIIFLIIVIRAVTLPGALSGLEAFFAPDFDKILEPGVWVAAYGQIFFSMSIAFAIMITYSSYLPKKSDITNNAFITGFGNSSFELLCGIGVFSALGFMATQQGVPIDEVVAGGVGLAFVVFPQIINQFPALNELFGFLFFASLVLAGLTSLMSITETYVAGLVDKFNISRNKAVLFGGGLAAVISLLFATQGGLNFLDAADYFINQFGVAFLGLVEVVLMAWIFRKLNEFKAHANEISDIQLGAWWTVSLSVITPIVLGYQMFGLFKENLLKQFDTPTGNYSGYTDAFIFYGGWLIAIGAIVVGILLSFSKWRANREFKDQASKGGE, encoded by the coding sequence ATGGAGACAAGGTCTCAGTGGGGAACACGAGCAGGTTTTATTATGGCTGCAGTTGGTTCGGCAATTGGTTTAGGCAACATTTGGCGATTTCCATCGGTGGCGTATGAAAATGGTGGTGGCGCATTCTTTATACCATATTTATTTGCACTTCTTACAGCAGGAATTCCGATTCTTATCATGGAATTCACAATGGGTCATAAGTACAAAGGCTCAGCACCACTAACGTACAAAAGAATTAATAAAAAAGCTGAATGGGTAGGCTGGTGGGCGGTAATAGTCGCTTTCGTTATCTCTACCTATTACTCGGTCATTATTGCCTGGGCAATATCATATTCCATTTTCTCCTTTAATTTAAGCTGGGGGAAAGACACGGAAGGTTTCTTGTTTGGTGATTATTTAAACCTAACGGATCCGGGGCAAATGGGCAGCTTCGTACCTAGTGTACTTATACCATTAATTATTGTTTGGATTGTTGTATTAGGAATTTTATTTAAAGGTGTTAAAAAAGGGATTGAGGTAGCGAATCGAATTTTCATACCAGCATTGGTAATTATTTTCCTTATTATTGTAATTCGTGCAGTAACGTTACCTGGTGCATTGTCAGGATTAGAGGCGTTTTTCGCACCTGATTTTGATAAAATTCTGGAGCCTGGGGTATGGGTTGCAGCGTACGGGCAAATATTCTTTAGTATGTCAATTGCGTTCGCTATTATGATTACGTATTCCAGTTACCTGCCAAAAAAATCCGATATTACGAATAATGCATTTATCACTGGATTTGGTAACTCAAGTTTTGAATTACTATGTGGAATCGGTGTGTTCTCAGCACTTGGATTTATGGCTACCCAACAAGGGGTTCCAATTGACGAAGTAGTTGCAGGTGGAGTAGGGCTGGCATTTGTTGTATTCCCGCAAATCATCAATCAGTTTCCAGCGCTTAATGAGCTCTTCGGCTTCTTATTCTTTGCTTCATTAGTTCTTGCAGGATTGACGTCATTGATGTCCATTACGGAAACATATGTAGCTGGACTGGTAGATAAATTTAACATTTCAAGAAATAAAGCAGTTTTATTTGGTGGAGGACTTGCAGCGGTAATATCATTATTATTTGCTACACAGGGTGGACTTAACTTCCTTGACGCAGCAGATTACTTTATTAACCAATTTGGTGTCGCATTCTTAGGGTTAGTCGAGGTTGTCTTGATGGCCTGGATATTCCGTAAGTTAAATGAATTCAAAGCGCATGCCAATGAAATTTCTGACATCCAATTAGGGGCATGGTGGACCGTAAGCTTAAGTGTAATTACACCAATTGTCTTAGGTTATCAGATGTTTGGCTTATTTAAAGAAAACTTATTGAAACAATTTGATACTCCGACCGGCAACTATAGTGGGTATACGGATGCGTTTATCTTTTATGGTGGCTGGTTAATTGCCATCGGCGCAATCGTTGTAGGTATCCTATTGTCATTCAGCAAGTGGAGAGCTAACCGCGAATTTAAAGATCAAGCTTCTAAGGGAGGCGAATAA
- a CDS encoding YunC family protein, with the protein MITVNPLEIDGMFFTAITVELPKTNLLMISNDIGYIMCGALDVDLLNEKLADRNIIAGRAVGVKTIDELLHAPLEKITDASKPYGWEVGMIGKEALGHIS; encoded by the coding sequence ATGATTACTGTAAATCCTTTGGAAATCGATGGAATGTTTTTTACTGCGATAACTGTCGAACTGCCAAAAACAAACCTGCTTATGATTTCGAATGATATTGGATATATTATGTGCGGTGCACTTGATGTTGATCTTTTAAACGAGAAGCTGGCTGATCGGAATATTATTGCTGGCAGGGCTGTAGGGGTTAAAACGATTGACGAATTATTACACGCTCCACTTGAAAAAATAACCGATGCATCAAAGCCGTATGGCTGGGAAGTAGGAATGATTGGAAAAGAAGCATTGGGGCACATATCCTGA
- a CDS encoding bifunctional metallophosphatase/5'-nucleotidase translates to MEEKLFFYYTNDLHSNFDQWARVAGYLKEAKDRKQADDQSCWLVDIGDHVDRVHPIAEAFMGKANVQLMNDVGYDVVTFGNNEGITLAHDDLYHLYDHAKFDVVCANLQNLRGDNPPWFHPSVNVTSVNGVKVGIIGLTAPFNAFYELLDWHILPPLEILDQYVKHLAEQTDVIVLLSHLGVTEDQEIARRYDEIDVIIGGHTHHLLRTGETVNNTIITAAGKHCTFVGEVILTWDHDLKKLVKKEAYTTDISHLAKDLQTEQNLNDLIVQSDKVLEETVVRLDKTIEVSWFRDTKIMEKLVGTLKNWTKADCAMLNAGVLLDQFEAGEVTLKDIHRICPHPINPCVVALKGDELIEVIRASFTREFMELQLKGFGFRGEVLGRMIYAGVEVETEIREDGQEFVKDIRMNGRAIDPDYSYHVATADTFTFGRLLPEVAKSETKKYFLPEFLRDLLTNTLKKDYGSR, encoded by the coding sequence GTGGAGGAAAAGTTATTCTTTTATTATACGAACGATTTACATAGTAATTTTGACCAATGGGCACGTGTTGCAGGTTATTTAAAAGAAGCAAAAGATAGGAAACAGGCAGATGATCAATCTTGCTGGTTAGTTGATATTGGCGACCATGTCGACCGCGTCCATCCAATTGCAGAGGCCTTTATGGGAAAGGCGAATGTACAGTTAATGAATGATGTGGGATATGATGTTGTTACCTTTGGGAATAACGAAGGAATCACGCTTGCTCATGATGACCTGTATCACCTGTATGATCATGCAAAATTTGATGTGGTGTGTGCAAACCTGCAAAATCTTCGGGGCGATAATCCCCCTTGGTTTCATCCGAGCGTAAACGTTACTTCTGTTAATGGAGTAAAGGTTGGGATTATTGGATTAACCGCCCCATTTAATGCATTTTATGAATTGCTGGATTGGCATATTTTGCCCCCATTAGAAATTTTGGACCAGTATGTTAAACATCTTGCTGAACAGACGGATGTGATTGTTCTGCTGTCCCATTTGGGTGTAACGGAGGATCAGGAGATAGCACGCAGGTATGACGAAATTGATGTCATCATTGGCGGACATACTCATCATTTATTACGCACGGGAGAGACAGTAAATAACACAATCATCACCGCGGCCGGTAAACATTGCACATTTGTCGGTGAGGTAATCCTGACGTGGGACCATGACCTGAAGAAGCTAGTAAAAAAAGAGGCGTATACTACCGATATCAGCCACCTGGCGAAAGATTTACAAACGGAACAAAATCTGAATGATCTTATCGTTCAGTCAGATAAGGTTTTGGAAGAAACAGTTGTCAGGCTGGATAAAACCATTGAGGTGAGTTGGTTCCGGGATACAAAAATAATGGAAAAGTTAGTGGGGACATTGAAGAATTGGACAAAGGCAGACTGTGCCATGCTGAATGCTGGTGTCTTGCTTGATCAGTTTGAAGCAGGCGAAGTAACGCTTAAAGATATCCACCGAATTTGTCCACATCCGATTAATCCTTGCGTCGTGGCGTTAAAAGGAGATGAACTGATTGAAGTGATTCGTGCTTCTTTTACAAGAGAGTTCATGGAATTACAGCTTAAAGGATTCGGATTTCGTGGGGAAGTACTTGGCAGAATGATTTATGCAGGTGTTGAGGTTGAGACAGAAATTAGAGAAGACGGTCAGGAATTTGTGAAAGATATCAGGATGAATGGACGAGCAATTGATCCTGATTATTCCTATCATGTAGCAACAGCTGATACGTTCACATTTGGAAGACTTTTGCCTGAAGTTGCTAAATCTGAAACAAAAAAATACTTTTTACCTGAATTTCTTCGTGATTTATTAACCAATACATTAAAAAAGGATTATGGTTCACGGTAA
- a CDS encoding methionine/alanine import family NSS transporter small subunit — protein MSASAIFVMVLGIVIIWGGLAASIINAVKKAKQAK, from the coding sequence ATGAGTGCCAGTGCAATCTTTGTTATGGTATTAGGTATAGTTATTATTTGGGGCGGACTTGCGGCGAGTATTATCAATGCCGTTAAGAAAGCTAAACAGGCAAAATAA